In Methanomassiliicoccales archaeon, the DNA window TGTTTTTTATAAGTCCAATGTGCTGCCAACCAAGAAGATGCAATTACTGCCCCAACAGATATAAGGGTGAATAAAATATTGCTAGTATCCATAACTTCCCCTCCTTACGGCAACCTGCCGACCTCTTGACCGTCAATTCTTATTACCCATGTTTCCCTTAACCATCCTTTTGGCTCTAATTCAAACACATGATCCTCATTTTCCCCAACACGGAATTTAATTGGCTCTGTAATTTTCTGGTCAAGCTTAAACCCATTAACTTTGAGCTCAGTGTAATATCTCAACCATCCACTCTTATAGTCAATTTGGATAACATCACCACCGACTTCCACAATCGCTCTCCTCCCTAAAGCCGCAAGGAATCCCACTAACCCAACAAAACCAAGGGGAAACCCTATGAACTCATAAAAACCCTTGTCTGTTGTATCTAAGGTTTTTACATAGAGTGCTTCTTTGACACTAACGTACTTTGACGCGATTAGGCTGAATGTGTTATCCCAATAAATTGTATATTTTCCAGTACCATATCTGCTGACATTTACGATTATATGAATGGGGCTTGTAAGCTTCCCATAATCAACACGGCCTGAAGGAGTGTCAATATAAATCTTGAGATCATTGTTCCCTCCTCTAACAGTTACATTTATTTCCCACAGCAAATCAGGATTTTCCACTGTCCAATCTTGATGCCATTTATCCCCTGGCTTTATCTCCCATGAATCACTCCACTTATCCACCACAACATACTTAACCTTAGGACTGAGAGTATACCCATAAACATAAGAGGCAATGCCAATCAGGAACATAACCAAAAACACGTACCCAAAACTGCGGAGAAACCACTTCTTTTCAAACTTAATCCCCTTGGGGAGGGTTAGTATTTTTGGAGATTTCTTTCCTTGAACCAAATCCTTATAAGAAGGAACATCCTCACTAACCCTTGGGCGCTCCCCCTCCATCTTTAATCCCCCATCTTCCTTTTATAGTGCAAAAAGTGTTTTACTCCAACTTTTATTAATCTTTCTCAGCTTAACAGCGGTGTTGCTAAAGTATCTTTAGAAAACTTTATTATATTTAATGCATAAGGAGCATATAACAAAATTTGGTTATAAGGGTGAGGTGGTGGTATGGCTGAGGCTGTGGATTATAATTTGATCATTAAGAAGATTGAAAAGATTGAGAGGGATTTAGAAGAGCTTAAGCTTGAGCTTCTTAAGAGGCAGGTAGAATCACAACCAGCGGAAGAAATTGATGATGAACTTTATGAAGAACTCTTAAGAAAAGCAGAAAAGCTCGAAAAAGGCGAAGAAGCCATTTCTGGTGAAGAAGCAATCAAACTCCTACTGGAGGAATAAAATTGTGGACCGTCAAAGTGAGTAAGGACGTCCTCAAAAAAGCAAAACAACTACCAACAGCCAACAAACGAAAACTAACCGAATTCATTCAAGAACTGCAGAAAACACCATTCCCACAAGGCTTTGACATAGTTCCCGTAAAAGGCAAAAAAGCAAAACAACTTAAAGGAAACAACAGGAGCATCTACCGAGTCCGCCTCGGAGAATACAGGCTAATCTACATCGTAAACTGGAAAGAAAAAATAATCTCACTCACAGAACTCAACCCAAGAGGAAAAGCATACAAATAAACACAATTAAAGGAGGCACCAAAATGACTAAAGAACAAGGAGCTAAAATTTGGATAAAATTCAGGGGCAAAGCAGTAAAAGCACACAAAATAGAGGTGCTTCGTTTAGGAGATTTCCTATCTAACCTGCAACGTCTTCTAATTGAATATGGGAAAGTGAAAAAGATAAGAAAACCGCAGGAACATTTGAAGTTATATTTGACTGAGGTTGAACCAGGTTCAGTGACAATTGTATTGGAGCCTGCCAAGTCATACTCCTATCATTACACCGATCCCGTAAATTCAGCTCTTGACTTTATAATAAACCTTCTTGACTATGTTGATGACTATCAAAAGATTAAACAGTATTTGGAACAAGAACTGGAATCCCCTGAAGCGATTTTATCACATCTGAAAAGACTCGAAATTCTCTGGTCAGAAAAAGATTTGGAAGTTGGTATTGCAAGAAAAGTTTCAAGACCAAGAGATGATGAGTACATTTACATACCCCCTGAGAAAAAACAAGTTGTCCAGAAACTCATTGAAGAATACATAAAAGAGATATCCGACAAGGTCCAGGGAGCAATAGTGGAATTAAAAGCCCATGGGAAAAAGAGACATTTTGAACTCATAACAACAACCGGTGAAAAGATAATCTGCTATTATGACCCCAAAGAAAACCCTGAGATAGAAATTAATGCCTATGAACACTTCTGGAAACCAGTAGAAGTTATCGGAATCATTAAACAAAAAGGAAAAATTAAGAAGATGGAGAAAACGCTAGAAATTAGGTCATTTAAGCATGAAATAACAGGCCAATTTGGAGGATACAAGATCAAGACTCCAATTCCCCTCGAAATTGAATACGATCATAACACTGATATATGGTGTGTTGAAAACCCCAATCTTGAACTTTACGGATGTGGAAAAA includes these proteins:
- a CDS encoding type II toxin-antitoxin system RelE/ParE family toxin; the protein is MSKDVLKKAKQLPTANKRKLTEFIQELQKTPFPQGFDIVPVKGKKAKQLKGNNRSIYRVRLGEYRLIYIVNWKEKIISLTELNPRGKAYK